TACCATTTAACAAAATAGGGATCCCATTCAACGGCATATACATTCCATTCCTCCTGATCTGCAGTCCAATGCCATTTAGGTTGTTGGCAGCCTTTTTGATTGTAACAATGATGATAGTTGGATTGGGTTTGAGTTTGGATATGCCCTTTACTTTCAAAAACATCTATTTCTTCTATAACTCCATCACCGGCAGTCCAGAATGCAGGCCAGAATCCTTTTCCTTTTGGTAATTTGCACCGGATTTCGAAACGTCCATATTTAAAACCCAACATCGAAAAAATATTTCCAGAAGTATATTCAAAATTTCTTCCAAACCACGAAGCTTTTTCCTTTTTGGCGATGATATGTAAAATTCCATCTTTGATAAGCAAATTCGAATCTGAAATAAATTCTCC
The genomic region above belongs to Saprospiraceae bacterium and contains:
- a CDS encoding glycoside hydrolase family 16 protein, producing the protein MKKYFYISLLCIFKLNAQHQDSLLQINVKELDVCSKSEWKLVWADEFNGDQLDRTKWFSYFPFTADGSDSCAACRGLVGGEFISDSNLLIKDGILHIIAKKEKASWFGRNFEYTSGNIFSMLGFKYGRFEIRCKLPKGKGFWPAFWTAGDGVIEEIDVFESKGHIQTQTQSNYHHCYNQKGCQQPKWHWTADQEEWNVYAVEWDPYFVKWYMNKRLVPNFNFVFDFIES